A window of Halostella salina contains these coding sequences:
- a CDS encoding OsmC family protein translates to MAKEVHSVSEEGFSTTSQIREFETTIDAEGEEAPDTLEALLAAYAACYVPALRVGAQQRDAGDLGRIEIDATGELNDDDKLESVSFAVSTDADLDDDTGAAVAERAHELCKVGDAVKESLVADVTFE, encoded by the coding sequence ATGGCAAAGGAAGTCCACAGCGTCTCCGAGGAGGGGTTCAGCACGACGAGCCAGATCCGCGAGTTCGAGACCACGATCGACGCCGAGGGCGAGGAAGCGCCCGACACGCTCGAAGCGCTGCTCGCCGCGTACGCCGCCTGTTACGTGCCCGCGCTCCGCGTCGGCGCACAGCAGCGCGACGCCGGCGACCTCGGCCGGATCGAGATCGACGCGACCGGCGAACTGAACGACGACGACAAACTGGAGTCGGTCAGCTTCGCCGTCTCGACGGACGCCGACCTGGACGACGACACGGGCGCGGCCGTCGCCGAGCGCGCGCACGAACTCTGCAAGGTCGGCGACGCCGTCAAGGAGAGCCTCGTCGCCGACGTGACGTTCGAGTAA
- a CDS encoding DUF5799 family protein has translation MTDSEWTDRIVGDRMTVDQEFSTQVRNSQFSNQEWGMIMTAVELEIEDADDPDAARIVADTSKIDQVLPAIDESRSQMNQMGGAGGGGSGSSGGGIVDGIKDALGLGGGGGGDDGDDGRERAAASLAQAYAEELQSHLEQKGKWEQIRTVAQG, from the coding sequence ATGACCGACAGCGAGTGGACCGACCGCATCGTGGGGGACCGCATGACGGTCGACCAGGAGTTCTCGACGCAGGTGCGGAACTCGCAGTTCTCGAACCAGGAGTGGGGGATGATCATGACCGCCGTCGAACTTGAGATCGAGGACGCCGACGACCCCGACGCCGCTCGCATCGTCGCGGACACGAGCAAGATCGACCAGGTGCTCCCCGCCATCGACGAGTCCCGGTCGCAGATGAACCAGATGGGTGGGGCCGGCGGCGGTGGCTCCGGGTCGTCCGGCGGCGGGATCGTCGACGGGATCAAGGACGCGCTCGGTCTCGGTGGCGGCGGTGGCGGTGACGATGGCGACGACGGCCGGGAACGGGCGGCGGCGTCGCTCGCGCAGGCGTACGCCGAGGAGCTACAGTCCCACCTCGAACAGAAGGGCAAGTGGGAACAGATCCGGACGGTCGCCCAGGGCTAG
- a CDS encoding DUF7557 family protein yields MPQVQLDEETIERLDSLRIDDESYDELVNELINIYQAEELTLFHSGDG; encoded by the coding sequence ATGCCGCAGGTTCAACTGGACGAAGAGACGATCGAGCGCCTCGACAGCCTCCGCATCGACGACGAGTCGTACGACGAACTTGTCAACGAACTCATCAACATCTATCAGGCCGAGGAGCTGACGCTGTTCCACTCCGGCGACGGGTGA